TCATTATTTCTACTTTAGTGAATAATGTGAGTAGGTTTTCCAGTCGGAAGCTTCACCAATTGCCGATGAGTCCATGCCTGGTCACTGCTGTATACAGGAGCAAGTTTGTTTTTTGGACTTTAATTTCCTAACTCGTGTTTTCCCCCTTCTTCCAGTGCAGCCCACGAAGTGCAATCATCCGTTCATTTGGTGCTTTAGGCTAATCATGACAGGAGCGGCTGGAACTTAACTCCACCTGTTCTCACCACATGCTGTCGTAGCATGGTGTTGTTGTAACTGAGGAAATTGCGTCACAAAATGCTGAATTCATTCATTTACTGCAGCACTTACAACACCACAGTGCCATTTCCTGACGTGCATGAAGCGGCCTCCAGTTGGTTGGTGTAtgagcacatacagtatagtgtTTCCCTTATTGGGGCATCTCCTGATCAGTGCATATGTTGCGCTGTGTTAAGTGCTACACAGAAACAAATTCATGAACATACATAGTCTCAGAGTCCAGCACTTGTATATTCACATTCTGCAAAAGTCCTGACTGTTCCAGCCAGAAATCTTAAGAGCAAAACAGAGACAGTAATAAAGAATGTTGTGTGAAGAGCAAAGGGCCTGTATGATGCTTTAACTAATCTAGGTCCCTCTTCACtcgtacaaaaacaaaaaggctgAAGAGATGACTAATCTCACTGAAAATCCTGAGAAGTTTATTGTCTAGCTGGTTGTATCTGTAGAGTGTTTGAGGATTCTCTGCTGGCAGCTGACCTCCCCCGTCTCTGTATCACCAATGTCTAGGTCTGGCTGATCCTCCGCTGTTGCTGCCGCCGCTGCCACCGCCTCCGTCGCTATTGCTGCCGTCACCGCCGCTTGCTCTGTTGCTGCTCCCTCTGACACACCGGCACAGCAGGAGCACGCCTGGACAGCAAAGACAAAATGAGAAGGTGAGAGGGGACATAGAAAAAGTTGTGCATTTGAGAAACAATGAGAAAGACAGGGGTGTAcaactttggctttttttttttttttttcaagaaacaTCTCAAGccaaaaaaccaaacaaaaacaaatattatCCAAATGATATAACATATTAACTCTGACCTGCGTACAtgtacttgtaaaaaaaaaacactgtttccTTAAAAAACAACATCTTCAAATTACTTTCACCAGTTTGATATAATCTAATGTAATGTATCTAACAAactgttacaaaaaaaaatgtcatgtcaATCATTTAAAATTGATAAACAAGATAAAACATGAGTGTAAAACCATCTGGACTAAAACCCTGATTTTGCACATATTTCACTTTGAAGCCTAActaaattgaaattaattgaatgGCATGGAATAAATAAAGATTCATTCTACCTTGATGTCTATTGCCTTGGGCAGACATCCCTTCTTGAACCAGGGGTAGACCTCCACCAGCtccttcttctgctcctctgaaAAGTGTGGCTGGTTCTTCTGCAGCAGCCTCAGCTTCTCTCGGTCCTGTCTGAGAACTCTCTGGATGTCACTGCAGAtacagcaaacacacaaacacagccacATTCAATCCTCTACCCAACAGTCGGTATCTGACAAACCTTTATGAGGCCGGGGTTTGCTAAATAAGTGGGTTGGATGATATATTCCTAATGTTGGAGAATCATTAACGGTGAAAACAACATTGCTTTGCTTTTTGTAATTATCTCGAGCTATTGAAGTGTTTGCAACTGAAACCTTTGTTTACCATATACAACCAAGTCCACAGTCTAATTCAATGTCAGGTACCTCCTACCTAATGACTCTGTGTTAATGTAAGTGTGCCATCTAGTGGTCCCAGCAACAATCCTGCTAAGAGTTCCTGATTCTATTTCTATTTCCTAACCCTTTTTCCTATTTCATGTGCTGTCCCTCATAAACGAGGCAATGCAACTGCAAGGGAATAGTAACAGTTAAACAACACATGATTAACAACAGTTTTGGCCACTTACACAGGACAGAAATGGTGTGCAGGAGTATGTGATGGTCTTATGACAGCTTGAGTAAAAAGggcttatttgtatatttagtGGTGCTGCCTGAAGACAGCAAAACACTCACTTTGAGATGTGTGAGCAGCAGAAAACAGACAACAGCACTGAGAAGAGCTATGGTAGGAGGAGTTACACGTATCTAGTGACTTATAAACTGCTGATGCTGATAAACTCTCGCCTTCAAAGACAGCATCAACTGGCATGTAAATTATGCTTAAGTTATCTCTAATTCAACATATAGTGAGCAGTCCCAGCGGGTCCTGCAGTACATACTTGATGAAGTGTTCGCTGTGGTCCATCTCCACGGCCTGTCCCTCGCTGCCGTTCAAGTGATCTTTGACCTTCTGGCTGTTCTGGGACGAGTCCACGCTGCCAAAGTATTGACTACTATTGTTGCTTCCTGAGAACACCCAAAGAGCACAGTATTAATACTTTTGAAACAAAGATTTTTTACTACAAAAAGACAATATCATTAAAGGGCATATGCCAGTGGTTGCTGGTaagcttctctttttttttttttacactacaGCTTATGTACATACTTCTGAATTCATAGAATCCCTGGGTTTGATCTGGTAACCAATTTTTGTACGTGCTTCCATCTGTAAATCTTGTGATATGGGATGTCTATTAACAAACATATTGCTACTTGTATTCAGTGTTTCCTGCTCATTTACTTATCTCATCATAGCCATAAGATTGAAACTTAGGTGCAGACCTTTTCCACTTCCGGAGGTCCCACTGGCTGACGTCCTGCTCTTAGATGTCCCGCTGGCTGAAGTTCTACAGCCGTTGGACCCTGAGCCCATGGACCCCGAGGTGGCTGAGCCAGTGCCTGAGCATGAGTCCTCGTCAGGAATTATGTCCAACACGCCGCTGGACAAAGAGTTGGTGTCACTGTTGTTCCCTTCACCATGTGAATTTtcctgcaaaaacaaaaacattaaagagaTACTATTTAAGAGGAGCTTGACTTCATAGCTTTGGCCAGCAGACTGTAGTACTTCCTCCTTATCCTGCATCTTTACGATACAGGCAGGTGCAGTATCATTGGCTGTGTTGCATCCTGCCTCTGCATTTTTTAAAGACTCAACTGGGAgtatacttcttttttttcttctttgttttaagattatttttgggctttttatggcctttaatcaacaggatagcttgaagacaggaaaggggagaaagaggagggacgacatgcagcaaagggctggaTAGACCAGAACTttgcaaaattaaaaaatgctTTTCCTAAGTCATGAAAAGGAATAAAGAGAAACTGTTAGCTATAATTGACATATGGAATCGGGTAAGAATGGGATTGGAGAAGTGTGGAGGTTTTCCGATGATTTGCCTACCTCTTTGCTGCAAGCCCTTAGCCTAGAGTACACTTTATCCCAAGAATGCTCACAGACACGGGGCGAGCCCTCGCAATTCAAGGGTCCAGGTGGACCAAGGAGACTGAGAGATGGCTAAAGGGTGTAAGGGATAATAATATAATGGGTTAACACCCTGGGCCACATTTCATGTCTAGACTGACTGTGAATAATGTGGAGGAATCACTGTGATGATGGCATTAAATCGTGAAAGGCAGAGACACATATGAATGAATGTCTCCGAGGAACATGCCACAGCCTACCAACTGGAGTTCAAACAACTCACAATGATAAAGTTCAGCAGGGCATTGACATTTTATCCTGACAGTTTAAGAATGTTACAGGTAAAGAATATCAGTCATAGGCAATGGGAGCCATTgggaaaggagagaaaaagaaaagcaggaaaGCAAACAAAAAGAGGTTTATTACCTTGTTTACCTGCTTCAGCTCCCTCTCCTTGGCATGGTTGCCACTTGCTCTTTTCTCCCTTTGAGTCGCATTATTCCcttgtcctccagaggacagcaCTGTGCTGTCCTGCCGGTCCACAGACAGCTCCAACTCCAGGAGGTTGAGGGGTGAGCTGCACCGAGACTGGAACAGGGGTGGGGACGCCTGGCCTCCATCTCCTCCAGACTGTGGTGTAGAGGAGCGAGACTGGCCCTCCACCACGGGGGCCTTTGAGGTTTCCAAGGATGGAGGGAAGTAGAACGACGGGGTCAGGCAGCCTGCTTGAAGAGCAAAATGGTTCTGGGTGCTGAACTGGTTCTGAACACTGAAGGAAGGTGGATCTGTGAAGGGCCCTTGGCCTGGAGAGGCAGCCTGGCCAAAAGGCTGCAATTGGGTGGGGAAGCCACCAGTGACTGTGTGGTACACTGGCTGTGGAGGTGGCAGTCCGGGGGCCACTGAAGGGTAGGGCATGGGCAGCATTAGAGCCACAATGGGGGTGACCATGGGGGGGACCATGGGGGTGGTGTAGGGagcaggatggatggatggggggCAGGGAGGGGACTGGGTGCCCTGATTGTGCCCAAAGCCTTGTAGAGTGGCGTCTGTGTGAGGAGGTAGGGAACTGGCTCCGGGGTAAACCTGGAGCGGGTAGCCTGGTACCACAGAGGGGTAGGCCATGGGAAAAGTTGACTGTGAGGTGTCAGAGCGAGACCAAGAGGTCGGGTTAAGGCCGAGGTTTAGAAGAGGAGGCCGCAGATGTTGTTGTCTGTGATGGGACACTGTGCTATCTGAGGACTCCATTTGCTTCGCTCGCTTTGACTTGGTCTTTTTATTTCGTGCGTCTCGTCGCGCAGTAGGCAGTACAATCGGTCCACCCTCATTGTAGGATCGAGCAGCAGGTACAGCTAGAGATTAGAGAGAATCAAAAAAGAGTTTGAGTAATTTGTGAATTTCACGAAAGTAATTATTATTGAAAACTTTACAATTTGCCAGTAAAAGGCAAGTATGAGGTAACAATTACAGAGTAAGAGGAAAATTCCAACTGATTAAAACCTGGGTCTTATTTTTGGCCATCATTGCTAGCGTTTATAATAACACTGTACTCAACGAAGTATTTGCAGAGGTCTGAGAACACAGTGACATCCCTACAACAAAGTCCACTGGGGCAAAAACATAAGCAGTCAGACAGATCCAGCAATTAACTTGGGGAGTAAAATATTAGAgttacagatagacagacaaaaataacacccaagttgtaataaactgcCATTATCCTTTAAAGGCTTTTAAAATGATGTGTCAGTATGGTGGTCAGAGGTACCATCGCTGGCGATCTGTTCTCTCTGACGCTCCAGGTACTGAGAGCAGTTTTCTTTGAGTGCTGTGAGTCCTTGATGCTCCCTGAAGCGATACAGAAAGGTCTGCTCCTCCTTCTGCGTATGGGCTGCCAAAACCTGTTTGGTCAACCCAAGTTTTTTCTTATAGGGCTCCCTCTCCTGACTGGGAGGTGAAACAACAGAAAGAGGAGCCCCGGGGTTCTGGCTGGATTCTACAGTCTCTCCTGTTCCTTGGATATCCCCTATGATATCTGTAAGTCAGAGGGTGACAGTAGAGAAAGGACTTTAACATACTCTAAAGCAATGAAAGGTGGAGTTTTATGTAATACGACAGTTTAGCATTGGCAGTGACAACGACAAAAGCAGTGTTGATCAAGCATTGTAGTGGTTTGAATTGGAACATTGGACACCAATGAAAAAAcggctttaaaataaaatggaaaaaagtgTGAACCCCACAGATATTCACTTACATACTTCCATCATGATAACACGCaactacacatacacatatagaaggacacagagaaagaagcgcgtacacatactgtacagacgTAAAGTTGGATTTACAGTGCTGTGACAAACCATTTGCCCTTTTCCTGATATCTTCTGTGTCTGCATATTTGTCACACTTAGTAGTTTCGAATCTTCCAAAAAATAAGATGATGCTTCTAATCTACAACTGTGTCTGAGCGGAGCAAAGAAGAGTGGGCTTAAATTCCCCACAAGACTGACGttaaacatttacatttcaaatatGTACACTTAATgcagttattgtttttttggacAACTTTTTTTCCTTAAGTAAATTACATAATAAGCTATGTTACAGTTCTTTAACTTTCTAATAGTAGATTTTGTCTGAAGATCGGATATCTTTGTATGATAAATATGTAACACTAGGGGAATCAGGTTGGAAGCAAATACTTTTTCACGGCACTGTACCTGAGTCTGGTCGAAGTTTCTTGTCCCCAACATGCACTATGGTGCTACTGTAGCTACACTGGCTGGTTATGGACACAACGCTTTCGGTTTTGTTAGGTACAGGTAGGGGCAATGAAGTGCCCACTACCGCTGTGGCTGCGTCACTGGACTTTTTGTCTTGATCATCCAATGCGGAGAGCACAGAGTGATCCTTCAACAAGGCTGGTTCTGCCAAAGAGAACAGAGAACAAGATATACTGAAAAGGAACTGGCATTGTAGAGTTTGAGAGAAGAGTTTAAAAGGAGAGGCCGTAGCTTTGTCTGATGAGGTGACAATAAGTGTCTGCTATAATAAATATTGGTAGGATCTGAATTGGGGACACATACCTTCAGACACCTGCATGCTGTTAGGTTCTTTCTGTTGGTCCTCATCTGAGTTAGAGGACGTGGTGTTAGAGGAAGATTGGCACTTCCTCTTCATTGTGATGGGAACATTACAGCCCTCCAAGTACCTACAGGAATCATAACAACACATCATTATCAACTAGCTATCTGCAAGAGTAGCTAGTTGATTTTTGTAGCATTTCAATTATTTTATATGGCTTGTATTTACCATACTAAGTATGTGTTACAAGTTGGATAACCTATACAATTTAATTGTACAAGGCTTGGTTCAAATTACATCCTACACAAGATCACGGCTAccacatatttttttcatttatttgcgtatagtgtacatgtgtatttatgctcttatctatttattatctcatgtttttatgtgtttttgtgtgaatgtgtatgtgttggctACCTGTtgtgaaccaaattgccccttggggacattaaagacatttcaaCTTCAACCATTCTTCAATATCATGTCTATCTCCGTACCTGACGACACTGTCCAGACAGCTGATCTGCTGGTAGGAGTAGACGGTCGGATCACTGAAGGCTGTCTCTTCCTGGGAAGAGGACCTACTCTCCTCCATGATGGCCTCTGTCTCCTTCCAGTTGAGGGGAGCTGCTGAGTTTTTGGGCCGCACCACCGCTGAGCTCTTTTGTACAGACTCTGCTGGAAAAAAGCCAGAAGTTAGGGATAACTCCAGGATGGGGTCAATTtcacaataaatataaattgtATTTTCTCCAACAACTTTCTTACTGTCTCTGGCTCAGACACTTTCTCAActatttaaacaaaaatgtgtaGGTAGTTATGAACTGGACTTACTGCCATTGCTTTTCTTGATGTCTGGTCTGGTTGTCTGCTGCTCCTGGCTCTTCTGAAGATGTATTCCTTTACAGATTTCCTGAAAAGTTCGCTGTGAAATAGAGACACAAGAGTCAAGAGTCATCTGATTTCAAATATGTTGGTAGGACATTTTGCTAAAACTTTTCAATCCAAAAATAAAGGAATATGGAATAAATTGGCCAACTTGGTTACATTAATTTccataaatattaataaatattaaacTTCGGGCTAAAGTGATTTTATCCTCCCGTTCAGTTGAAGAACAATCAAGTCATGGACAGTTATTGTGCATAAGTTCAACAACCCAGTATCTGCTATTGCCATATCATCCTGTAGCAGGACCACATGGGCTAAAACACACTGTACTAAACTTCACTCACCGGTCTGGCTTTGCCGTtcacttcttcctcctcttgttGGATCTTGCTCCCGCTGCCGTTGTTGAGGCTCTCGCTAGAGGAGCTCATGCCCACAGGGTGGTCATTTCTGTTCACACTACTGTAGCCACTGGACCCACTGTTACGGACCGGCTGAAAGAAAGTCGTTTTACAATTTCCAacctgttgtgtttttttttaagtaagatGTTGCTCTTATCCCTCAGCTATATATTAGCATGTGCATTTCTTTACATTTATTACATTGATGCTAGCTACTTTAATGGCTTAAATAAGCTACCCCTTCTTCTATAATCAATACTATGTGTCATTTGttctcctttctcctctctcacCTGTAGCAGGAGCCGATGGATCTGCTCAGTAATGTCCTGGATGTCAGAGTCCATGGTCTTCATCTCCTGGACAGTGGAGACCGGGGCTGCAAAAACATCTTCATTCACGGGGCCCCTGGTAAAAACACATGGTTGATAAATGTCTATCTACAGTATAATAAACTGTGAAATCCCTATCTATTCAAAGAGTGGCTTATTGACAGCCACTATAACAGACAGTGTATCAGCAAGATAGTAATACTCACACGCGCACTTTGTGTCTTCCGATAACGAAGGAGACCTTGTGGCTCCAGGGGTTGACGAAACTGGACCAGCTGGTGTCAAGAACGATGTATTCCCCATTTTGCGCACAGAACCGGACGGACGAGTGGTCAAATGGTTGTCCTGCGAATTGAAGAACTGCGGCGAAAGCCCAAATAACATAGTCAGATCATGATAGGGACAGATTTCCTGTGCAGACATGGGCAATTCTGAAATCTACTTAATTCTGAGGACTCACTCTTTCTGTGAATGGCCAACATAATCGGTCGGTCATTGGGATGCAGATGGAGGAGGAATGGTGTGCCAATCAGGTCTTGGGGGAGGTACCCGAGGAGAGGAACTGCCCTGatttacacaaaacacatgaCAATTCGCTCGGTTAGTTGGCAAGCAAAAGCACCAATTCTATTATCTTGTGATAGGTGAGAATTTTTTAGTTCAAAAGGAAATCATCCCACAATGACTTACCTCTCATCCACATCCTGAAACACACAactcggtgtgtgtgtggtgg
This Sander lucioperca isolate FBNREF2018 chromosome 9, SLUC_FBN_1.2, whole genome shotgun sequence DNA region includes the following protein-coding sequences:
- the per2 gene encoding period circadian protein homolog 2 isoform X6, which produces MSEDSASKLYHFSVLEDQKGVSCSSMPRGASGCSAMAQLHRMGGYSQSGPDLGLPSEGSDSSGQDPPASPPKHRKTARSLPLPKEDVEMKSSGSSGSGTESQGNESHGNNSHGNESHDHSSMSSSNGTSKDSALLESSESNKSSNSHSPSPPSSSNAFSLLSSEQDNPSTSGCSSQESAKAKTQKEMIKTLKELKLYLPTEKRHSSKSSTLNTLKYALRCVKQVEANEEYYQLLMTNHSQPSVLDVSSYTIEEIDSITSEYTLRNNVFFAVAVSLVTGRIVYISDQAASILNCKREVFKKSKFVEFVMPQDVSVFYSFTTPYRLPSWSMCTGAEASPPDCMQEKSFFCRISGGNKCEGNLQYYPFRMTPYRMKVQDTVHAEDQFCCLLLAEIVHSGYDAPRIPTDKRIFTTTHTPSCVFQDVDERAVPLLGYLPQDLIGTPFLLHLHPNDRPIMLAIHRKILQFAGQPFDHSSVRFCAQNGEYIVLDTSWSSFVNPWSHKVSFVIGRHKVRVGPVNEDVFAAPVSTVQEMKTMDSDIQDITEQIHRLLLQPVRNSGSSGYSSVNRNDHPVGMSSSSESLNNGSGSKIQQEEEEVNGKARPRTFQEICKGIHLQKSQEQQTTRPDIKKSNGTESVQKSSAVVRPKNSAAPLNWKETEAIMEESRSSSQEETAFSDPTVYSYQQISCLDSVVRYLEGCNVPITMKRKCQSSSNTTSSNSDEDQQKEPNSMQVSEEPALLKDHSVLSALDDQDKKSSDAATAVVGTSLPLPVPNKTESVVSITSQCSYSSTIVHVGDKKLRPDSDIIGDIQGTGETVESSQNPGAPLSVVSPPSQEREPYKKKLGLTKQVLAAHTQKEEQTFLYRFREHQGLTALKENCSQYLERQREQIASDAVPAARSYNEGGPIVLPTARRDARNKKTKSKRAKQMESSDSTVSHHRQQHLRPPLLNLGLNPTSWSRSDTSQSTFPMAYPSVVPGYPLQVYPGASSLPPHTDATLQGFGHNQGTQSPPCPPSIHPAPYTTPMVPPMVTPIVALMLPMPYPSVAPGLPPPQPVYHTVTGGFPTQLQPFGQAASPGQGPFTDPPSFSVQNQFSTQNHFALQAGCLTPSFYFPPSLETSKAPVVEGQSRSSTPQSGGDGGQASPPLFQSRCSSPLNLLELELSVDRQDSTVLSSGGQGNNATQREKRASGNHAKERELKQVNKENSHGEGNNSDTNSLSSGVLDIIPDEDSCSGTGSATSGSMGSGSNGCRTSASGTSKSRTSASGTSGSGKGSNNSSQYFGSVDSSQNSQKVKDHLNGSEGQAVEMDHSEHFINDIQRVLRQDREKLRLLQKNQPHFSEEQKKELVEVYPWFKKGCLPKAIDIKACSCCAGVSEGAATEQAAVTAAIATEAVAAAAATAEDQPDLDIGDTETGEVSCQQRILKHSTDTTS